TAGCTTATCAGAAGGAGCAGTTTCGCCTCATGGAGGAAAACAGCCGCCTGGGGACGGATCTCAAGGTctgccagcagcagctggagtCGCTGACTCGCCAGAAGGAGCAGCTCCAGACGGAGTCcgagcgtctgcgcggctccgAGGAGGAACTCAGAGACATGCAAGTCGACTTTCTGAAAATGAAGACGACTCTGCAGCTCGTTCAGGGTCGACCCTGCGAGACTTCGAAACTCGTCGCAGAGGGCGTTGTTCAAGTTCTTCGGGCCTACTCGGAGCTCAAGAAATCGACTGAAGTAGGCCACTCCTGCCGCAGTGAAAGCCCCATACAGACGTGCCGTTCCTTTTCCTCTCCCGGATTCCTGTTTCTCTAGGCTACTCAGCAGGTGTATTCGTCTGCCTTCTGCccacgcgcgtctctgtcttctcaaCCGGAAGCATCCAAGTTTTCTCCACTCGTGGACGCCGCTCTGCGGGAATTTGTCTCACTCCCTCTTGGCAGCTCGAACATATGCCCAGCGTTCTTCTTTGTTCTCAATAGCTTCGCACTCTCCTGTAtcttcgttttttcttccaCGCCGAGCTGTGCCTGCTACGCCCGTCGTGACCACGCTCCAGGTTGGTGGGGAGTGCAACTCCGCCGACCCTGACAGACTTTCCTTGCTGCTCGCTTTGCGCCGatttctgcgtttttttctgcgtctctggctTCTCCTCTCAGGCTCAAGAGCAGTCGATGGCCTCCCTGTCTCAGAAAAATCAGGCGCTGAACCAGAAGGTGAACGAAGCTGCGACGCTGGCGCGTGAGATCCACACGCTGGAGTCCGAGAATCGATCGCTGAGTGACCATATCGCCGCACTGACGAGCGAGCTGAGGAAGGTTGGCGACCAGCAGACGGCTTTGCAGctcgagaaggaggcgcaggacgagGCGCATCGCCAGCAGTTCgatcgcctgcagcgagaggctgagctgcgtcgccgcgacaTGGAGAATCAGCTGGAGCACGCGCGTGAGAGGCACCGCGAGGAGAGCTCGAAGCTCTTGGGCGAGTTGGATCGCTGCAGAAAGTTtctcgaggcggagaaaaagaggtGCATCGACCTGCAGTCCAAGCTAGACGAGACAGAAATGGAGGCCAGACGCCACGCGGAAGACCTCGAGAAGCGCCACcaggagcagctgcgcgaccgCAAGGCGCAGCTCGACGCGCTGAGCACAGAGCGGGACGAGGCCGTGGAGGAGATGAAGGCGGAAATCGAGAAGCTGCGGAAGACAAACGACGAAGCTCTGAAGGCCGCCACGGCTGAGAAAGACCGAGCGATCGCGGAGATCGAGAGCCGGCACCAGCAGACGCTGGACAACATGCGAACACAGCAGGAGCAGCAGACCACGACGCAGCACCACCAGAgacaggagctgcagcagcgcctccagcagaTGGAGCTTTCTTTCCAGGACACGGAGGCGAGTttgcggcgcgagctcgaggcgaagaacgcagacctgcgggcgctgcagagcaAGAAAGACAGCCTGGAGCGCGAGCTGAGCGCTGCGAAGGAGCGGCTTGAGGAAGAGCATCGCAGCGCGGACAGGAACTTCGAGAAACTCAAGCGCGACAAGCAAACCGAAGTCGAGAGACTCCAGCGAGAACTGGACGAGCTCAAGAGCAGGGCAGCCGACGAGgccagcgacgcagccgagAAGGTGAAggccgccgagagcgagCTCAAGAACACGCGCGACCAGCTGAAGGCGACCAAGACGACGGTGGAAGAGAAGGATGGTCTGCTGGAAACCGCGAAAGCCAAGTACGCAGACCTGGCGAACAAACACAATGAGCTGGTTCAGAAGTACAACGACCTCGTAGACGAAAGcaagcagctgaagaaggaCCTCAatgacgccgcagaggagagggaggctCACGAGAAGCAAATCAGGAAGCTCATGGACACCCAGGCCCTCGAGCAACAGGAACTTGCGGCCGTCAagcaaaaagaaaaagacgcagctgcagctggagaCAGACTCAACGCGGAACTTGACAAACTGAAAGCCGACCACCGGGCTGCCGAGCTCAAACTAAAGAAAGACATCGATGCACTCACCACAGACAAAGAGGCTCTTGAGGTAGGGAAACGGACAGCCAAAAACAAGCTGGCGTGCTTTCTTTTCGCCAGTCCTTGTGTGCTTCTGTTCTCGCTGCAGCCACACACTAGCGGGCTTCTTTGGGTGGGCGGGATGACAGTTCTTTGCCGCAGGCCTCCTGTTCCTTCATGCCTGTCTCGGGCGCCTTTCGCCGGGCGGTCTTtttttccgccttctcctcccccGTTTTTTGATTCGTTTTTGCTTCTTCGTCATTCAGTGCAGCTTGGGAGGACTGCATTCTACACTCAGGGTGTCGTTGCTTGTCCCTGTACTTCGTTAACGGTTTTCCATCACTTCACTCTATTCATTGCTGCCTGTCCGTCTACTCCgttcgctcctctctctcttgagTCCACTGTTTTTTTTCCACCGCTTTGCAgcgtgcgtcttcttcctcgccgaaAACTGCACctgagctgcgccgccttctggaAGAAGCCATTCGTGTGCACCTAGACGGGTTCTGCGGTGCCTGGGCGATCGATGCCTCACAGGTTTTTTGAAGGGCtttgtttctttttttttctgcaggccAAGCTGAGCCAAGTCCAGCGCAtgagcggcgaggacgcggactcAAAGAATCGACGGCTGGAGCAGCTGACTCGCGAAAAAGCGGATCTCGAGAAGGTTCGCGAGCGCctggaagaggagaaagcgacgttggagcagcagcagcgaacgGCGGCTAGTGAAGCGAAAACGAAACAAGAAGAACTCGAACACAAGGTCTCGCAGCTCAACAAGCACGTCCAGAGCCTCCAAAAAGAACTCCAAGaagcgcgaagcgccgcgagcgccgcaggggcgcggCCAAaggccgcccccgccgccaaCGCGCCAcctccaggcgcgccgcagcagaccgccccgccagctgcagcgcctgaggAACCTCCTGGTAAGAGAGCCTGCATCATCAGCCAGTCTGCATCTCAGTCTATCTGGTTAGCCGCTGAGACGCATATACAACATTCCATGTACGTCAGCGGATCCAGGTTTCCTCACCGGTGCCAATGCATTTACGCCCCAGGCTTGGTCTTCCGCTGCACACGGCCGTCTGCTGTCTGCCTACCTAGGAAGTGCCCGCATCTGGTAGGGATCTGCGGATTACCGGGTTTTATCGAAGCCTGGGGCTTATTTCTTGCGAAGCTGCACTCTTCGGCCTGTTGGAAACCCTATAtggcctctctgcgtctcgtctgtctctcctgcgcTGGATATTCTTGTTCGTTTGTCCGTGTCTGTTGCCTCGCGATGTGCGTCCCTCCATCGCCTGCTTCGtgtgtctcttcgctcttccTGTTGCTcgcagcggaaggcggaTTATTCTCGTGgttcggcggaggcgcagcggagcctccgcctgcggaagagcccgcagcagcggctggagAAGCCGCGGCTCCAGAGAGCCAGCAGGAGGAATCCTCGGGCTGGGGGTGGTGGTAAGGAACTCGCAACTTCTCAGAAAACCAGAAAAAAGGCACGAGGAAGCTGGAAGCGGGCGCACTCGAccccggcggcgcacgcTGGACACCCGTACGCGGGCGCCACCTACAGGTATTGGCctccctatatatatatatatatatatatatgtacatatgcttgtacgtacatacatatttatCTATGCGTAtgtatacatttatatacacacacacatctgTGGATGTGCGTGCTTGCCCGCTTGAAGAAATTCAGTGTGGTGGCGAGGGACCCGGAAGCTGACGTCCTAGAGGACTGAGCTGATGCAGTGGAACAAGGAACGGACAGGTAGAAACAGAAGGGCACAACTGCGCGCCGACGTGCGCCGTAGACGGGGACACGTGCCTGTGTTCTAAGTGTGGAACTTCCTCGAGAGGCGTTTTGTTTTTTGATGAAGCAAAGCTTGCGTGAAGCGTTCCGTGACCGCACTTTCGAAGGAGCGTTGGGTCGTTTCGCGCGAACGATTTCGCTTTTCTTGTCTGTGTTTGTCGTCTGCATACACGGAAACCTTCCGACACACACGGGGGGAGAGCGCACATGACGCGAGAGCCAGCAAACGCCGATGCCGTTTCCCTGCGTCCATggccgcctgcagaaggcCAGCTTTGTCAGTCGAGTGCATGCACGCACGTACATTTTGCATCGCTACTCATACGAGTACATGTGAACACACATCTACGCCGAGCCACGTATCCGTTGACTGCAGTTCAGGAGAGCGCCTGTAGGGATATTCAACAATGTGCCTATCTGCGAGAGTCTGTGTAATTCAGCAAATCTTTTTTTGTGGGGGAGCAAGCCCGTCAGCGAAGGCGgtgaggcgccgctgccgtgaTGTTATGCACGAGGTCTGCTGCCGTCTCGGTTCGCTTTTTTGCCTCGCCCTGTTGGAACGCGGACTGCTGGCTGGTTTCCTTCAGCGTTCGTCTGCAGGTTTCCTTCTGTAGACTTTGCTTCGAGTGCAACGCAGTCACAGGCTCTCGTTTGTTCGCCGTTTGTCCTTTTTAACGCAGTTTGCGTTTGAGTTGTAGCCGttctctcgcctcgtccATTGGCACTGAGAGGTGTGTCTTTTCAAAGCCTGGCATTTTGTCCGGTTCAAGAATCTCtcacgcgcatgcacgcggctATACGTGCTCTcctcgcagaggcagaggctcGTGCAGTGTGCTCTTTGTTTCAGCAGAAAACTGTGGAACCATTCGGATGGGTATTTAAGGTTTCCTGCGTGGTTCGCGGTTCGCCTTGCCCGAGTCTGCGCGGCTGTGGGTGCCGCCTCAGAGCTCGTTCTCTGTGAAGCAAGGCAGCCTCTCGTGATCTTCTCGTAGTGTGAAGAACAGGTCAAAATGTGACATTTCTGTGCGCCGGAGGGTGCGCCCCGAGCAAGTTCCTtccctccgcggcttcgctcgcCGTCAACTCGTGCGACGTTTCCCAGCCCCTAGCGACAACATACACAGCCGAAAGACAAACAAAATTTCTTCCCCCACAGATACGCGTACACACGTGCGCGCAGCTATCCTTTTCGAGGGACGAACCGCTGCCAAACCggtatatgtataaatacatatagGAACGCCGACACGTGCGAAACACTAAAAAAGTGTGAAGGAATTCGTAAGACCGATACTCAGAGCGCCCCGAGATGAGACGCTGAATCGAGTGTTGCGCGGTTGCTCAACAGGCCACAGAGCACATCGGTAGAACTTCAGTTTCCACTGCCGAAGGGCCTGCTCTTACTCGCCCGGCACATAGTTTTCAGCACTGCACTCAAGTCTTCAACTATGCTGCTGAGACTTCTTGCTCTTCCACCAGCTCCATTCCAACGAGCGCGAGGGGTCGAGTAGTTCCGAGTCATGGAAACACCGCAACAAATCCAAACAAGACACCGCGGCGGAGCCAGAAGCCGATTTTGAGAGTATCCAAGAAATGGAGACACAcgcctctccagcgcctcagctggaagggagggggggcgaggggggggctGGACCTCACTGAGacaggacggcggcgacttGGGGACCCAGAGCCCGCGCCCGAACGTTGGGCTCCGTCGatctgcggaggcgtcgaAGCGAGGAGTTCGTTACCCAGCCCTCGCGGGCGAATACAGCGACCAGATCTAGACACACCCGCTTTTTGCCGTAAACTTCATGCTAAGGTGCACACCGTGCGTGTGCCTGTTGCCTCTGCGGGCACGCAACTTAGAGACAGGGCGACAGTCAactgtcgtcgtcgcctgtaGGTCTTCTTTGCGTCGGCACTCTTTGAGTAGTCGTcagcgcgcgcttcgcgctctTTGCGAAGGCGACTGAAGCCTCTCCGGCCGCAGGCTGGCAAATGTGTTTGCTTTCGAGTTCGAATGGAaacgcgtttttttctccttcggCAGTTAGCTGCAGAATCTGTTCGCCTCTTCCGGTCGCCACACCGAGGGCCCCCCCGCAGTCCCTCTTCTCGAGACAAGACGTCGCAGCGCCGagcttttctctcgcttttcgtcgtccttctctctgttggcctctttctctccatCCGCGGTGAACGCCCTTCTGCTCCCCGTAATCAGGTCAAAATGAGCGCGCAAGACCAGGCAAAACAAGCCGTGGTAAGCAACAACTTTCGCGCACTCCTGTGACGGGCCGTGGGGGAAGGGCTCCCACAACGGCGAGCCTTCTAGAAATGGAAAACGCCTTCGTGGAAACGCGTTCTCATATGCACACGCATTTAGAAGCAGGGACGGGGAGAGACcagggagagaagcggaggaggagacgacgggAAAAGGTCTCGAAGCCGGCGGAAGAAGCTCACGCAACGCAGACACTCTGCGTTATTCTGTGGGGTGCAATGTAGTAGAGAGCGCCGGAAATGCAGTGCGCTTTCGGTTCTTTTGTCGAGTTTGTCTGGAAGTCAGAAAACGCAGCACTGACGGTCGTTGCCGGCACCTCTTTTCCGCTCTCTTGCGCTCGCCACGAGGCCATCGCACCTGCCTCAGCGCACGCATGCCTGCTCTGAGTTTTCACGGTTCGCATCTCGGACTTGACCGATTTTCACTTCTTTCACTCTTTTCTGTGCCTGACACGGCTTCCCTGTGAACCTTTCTTCCTGCGTTTCGCTTGAGGTcttttcctccttcgccgcgatCCTCCACCTAAATTCGCCGTTCCCTGCTCCACCcctgtcgccctccgccgactCTTTGAACCGTCGCCCGGTCGTCCTGTCTCTCTTGCGTATATGGGCgtgcctcgcgtccgcgtctgccttcgtATCGGAGAGATAgtcagctgcgtctgcatctgCATTTTCGCaccttctctgcgcgtctctcaggGCTACTTCGCCGTTGACACGTACGTGAAGAGCGGCATGCGGCTCGGGCTGGGCACGGGGACTACGGCGAAGTTCGTCGTGGATCGCATCGGCCAGAAGATGAAGGAGGGGACTCTGAAGGACATTCTCTGCGTTCCGACAAGCGAGGCAACCAGGAAGCAGGTAGGTTTCGCGCTTCACGAAGGCGGCAACGCCGCCCGCCATCCCCCCCTCGCTCGCGAGTCTCTCCATATCCACTCGACTTTCGTGATTTCCATCACGCGCGCACTTACCGCACTCACATCCTACGGCTACTCCCACACATGCTAGGGTTAGGGTTTGTGCTGCGCAGCTGTGGAGGACTGCCTGCCTCTTTCTggtcgctgcgggcgcggcgccgcgtcggctgcgtctgctgcgtcggctgcgtctactgcgtctgctgcgtcggctgcgtctactgcgtctgctgcgttgGCTGCGTCtactgcgtctgctgcgtctgctgcgtctgcggcgtctgcggcgtcggctgcgtctgctgcgttggctgcgtctgctgcgtccgctgcgtctgctgcgggcgGGTTACGGGATCTCGAGTTTTCGtttcttcgcttttctcAGGCGGAGGCCCTGGGCATTCCGCTGACGACTCTGGACAGCATCGACGGCCGGCTGGACGTGGCGATCGACGGCGCGGACGAAAttctgccgcccgcgctggGGCTCGTGaaggggcgcggcggcgccctcctccgcgagaaaatcgtcgcggctgcttccAAGACCTTCATCGTGGTgagcagcgcagcagcggcgcgcggccgatCCGCGCCGAGAtgcgccctcccccctcgaGGGAGGgttgggggaggggggagggggggagagcgaacccgcgagcagcgaaaggcacagaggccgcggcagacagTGACTgaggtgggggggggggggggggggggggggggagcgaaGGAGGGGAAAGACGACGCTCAAGCGGCTGATGATACAGAGGAAACCTGCAGACTGCAACCtcgacgcagaaggagacgcgcaccAGACAGGGGAAACATCTGATCAAAGTAGGAGaaaggaggacgaagacggcgcagagacagcgggaGGCGTAGGGTGAAGGGGACAAGCGGATAGGACAAGGCGGGTGAACGACAGAAGAAAACTCGATACTTTGGAGCCCCGGCTGTTTCGTGGACGCCGCGTGCCGGCGCGCTGTTTCAGTGTTTCCATGCGGGCCTCTTCGACGGGCGCAGAGgtcgcgtttttttcctCATTCCCCGGGAGAGGGATCTCTGCCATGCACGCGAGCGCCCATGCAGGCCTGATGTTTTGTGGAGTTTCCCTTTTCTTTCGTGTTTCAGGCCGCAGACGGAAGCAAGCTTGTCGAGAACGGCATTGGCTCCACAGGCGCGATGCCGGTGGAGGTCACGGCGTTCTCGAGTTCCTACACTAAGCGCGTCATTGCGAATTTGCCGGTCGTCCGGcgccacggcggccgcgcggagtTCCGGCGCAGAGCCGGCGTGAGCtcgagcagcggcgaggagttGAAAGAGGAAGATCGGTTCGTCACAGACAACGGCAACTACATCGTAGATCTTTACTTCACCGAAATCGTGAAGGACCCTCAGGAGCTTGAAACAGAACTCAAGAAGGTGAGGAAGGAGCGAACacggaggagggagagacgccaGGCGACAGACGACACGAGGATGGAATAGGGTCTAGGTCGAGGGTGGGTACCGTAGGACTCGAACGCCCCTCTGTACACCTGTAGCCGCCCCAGTTTGGCTGGTGTGTGAGGGCGTCAacggctgcttctcgcgtttTCTTGCTGTTTTCGGCTTGCTGTTCAGGTTGCCGGCGTGGTGGAGACGGGCCTCTTCCtgggcctcgcctccgcgtgttTGATTGGCAAGCCAGATGGATCAGTACAGACGATGACGGCGCAGCGTGCGTGAA
The Besnoitia besnoiti strain Bb-Ger1 chromosome VIII, whole genome shotgun sequence genome window above contains:
- a CDS encoding hypothetical protein (encoded by transcript BESB_082140), with the translated sequence MADIIGEARDTSASRYLIADLEDLESSSGDSLVPYRHSSKVFSGAEVSNLYSSAPDALGGFRRPRGLLDDDPVGLHGQALSPVRDSSGVGRRAAPQMSPADLKAQVRLRNMYGKPMRPDDILVTRILTGEKSYWEALDELRNLCATLTVENEKLKTNNAKATTRALELEQKSRAEVRRLQTLQRVTQDELEMKVQDLTAENSRLRQARDAERTLKEQRSQLQKQLDRFRMESEEKGKLAVQRGRELQLLREEARRSTEAAEAMKARAESLQAKLAEAISQKNLLLIRVKKDIRDIQDSAQQAREAVLVEKARSEQQAAEVEKHAQMQIQIHERKIRDLQQTVASEESQGEYYRRKFEDASKQLAKLKTQIDSAQNRTETDLALRERKVQELNESLNNAQKARDRSAQELNALRSKFNTLRGELERAEQKRNHAEQEAIRAKAQVESLEMARNTLEGKTSEIQLERSGLLEKLQLAEREVAELREEKAKIKSSLDLAYQKEQFRLMEENSRLGTDLKVCQQQLESLTRQKEQLQTESERLRGSEEELRDMQVDFLKMKTTLQLVQGRPCETSKLVAEGVVQVLRAYSELKKSTEAQEQSMASLSQKNQALNQKVNEAATLAREIHTLESENRSLSDHIAALTSELRKVGDQQTALQLEKEAQDEAHRQQFDRLQREAELRRRDMENQLEHARERHREESSKLLGELDRCRKFLEAEKKRCIDLQSKLDETEMEARRHAEDLEKRHQEQLRDRKAQLDALSTERDEAVEEMKAEIEKLRKTNDEALKAATAEKDRAIAEIESRHQQTLDNMRTQQEQQTTTQHHQRQELQQRLQQMELSFQDTEASLRRELEAKNADLRALQSKKDSLERELSAAKERLEEEHRSADRNFEKLKRDKQTEVERLQRELDELKSRAADEASDAAEKVKAAESELKNTRDQLKATKTTVEEKDGLLETAKAKYADLANKHNELVQKYNDLVDESKQLKKDLNDAAEEREAHEKQIRKLMDTQALEQQELAAVKQKEKDAAAAGDRLNAELDKLKADHRAAELKLKKDIDALTTDKEALEAKLSQVQRMSGEDADSKNRRLEQLTREKADLEKVRERLEEEKATLEQQQRTAASEAKTKQEELEHKVSQLNKHVQSLQKELQEARSAASAAGARPKAAPAANAPPPGAPQQTAPPAAAPEEPPAEGGLFSWFGGGAAEPPPAEEPAAAAGEAAAPESQQEESSGWGWW
- a CDS encoding ribulose 5-phosphate isomerase (encoded by transcript BESB_082150) produces the protein MSAQDQAKQAVGYFAVDTYVKSGMRLGLGTGTTAKFVVDRIGQKMKEGTLKDILCVPTSEATRKQAEALGIPLTTLDSIDGRLDVAIDGADEILPPALGLVKGRGGALLREKIVAAASKTFIVAADGSKLVENGIGSTGAMPVEVTAFSSSYTKRVIANLPVVRRHGGRAEFRRRAGVSSSSGEELKEEDRFVTDNGNYIVDLYFTEIVKDPQELETELKKVAGVVETGLFLGLASACLIGKPDGSVQTMTAQRA